One region of Bacillota bacterium genomic DNA includes:
- a CDS encoding BlaI/MecI/CopY family transcriptional regulator, with translation MEQIKIFDAEYRFMNIVWEHSPVASTQLVKLANEELGWKKSTTYTVIRRLCERGAIKNENAVVYALINREQVMRAETEEHIDRVYNGSLKLFFTTFLQKEKLSKDEIEELKKIVEKYKEGE, from the coding sequence ATGGAACAGATTAAAATATTTGATGCAGAATACAGGTTTATGAATATCGTCTGGGAGCATTCACCCGTAGCGAGTACCCAATTGGTGAAGCTTGCAAATGAAGAGCTTGGATGGAAAAAATCAACTACTTATACTGTAATCCGGAGGTTGTGTGAACGTGGAGCGATAAAAAACGAAAATGCTGTGGTTTATGCGTTGATAAACCGGGAACAAGTCATGCGGGCAGAAACTGAGGAACATATAGATAGAGTTTATAATGGCTCTTTAAAGCTATTTTTTACTACCTTCCTGCAGAAAGAAAAATTAAGTAAGGATGAAATTGAAGAACTTAAGAAAATAGTAGAAAAGTATAAAGAGGGGGAATGA
- a CDS encoding MGMT family protein produces MKKKSFNEKLRDSKDMPKVIEVSDPMTITRYGGTKMLIAPPLAYDEIMKKVPYGKVITTDYIRNYLAKKHGADFTCPLTAGIFINIAAHASVERGTDDTPYWRTLKKDGELNDRFPGGIDKQKLLLEMEGHEIIRKGKRYFVKNILDKLYELE; encoded by the coding sequence ATGAAAAAGAAATCATTTAACGAGAAATTGCGCGATAGCAAAGACATGCCAAAGGTAATAGAGGTTTCAGACCCAATGACGATTACGCGATATGGCGGCACAAAAATGTTGATTGCCCCTCCGCTAGCTTATGATGAAATAATGAAAAAGGTGCCATATGGAAAGGTCATAACCACGGATTATATAAGAAATTATTTGGCCAAAAAGCATGGGGCAGATTTTACATGTCCACTTACTGCAGGGATATTCATAAATATTGCGGCACATGCCTCTGTTGAACGTGGTACGGACGATACACCGTATTGGAGAACGCTTAAAAAAGATGGAGAGCTTAATGATAGATTTCCCGGCGGCATAGACAAACAAAAACTGCTTCTTGAAATGGAAGGTCACGAAATAATACGGAAGGGCAAACGGTATTTTGTAAAAAATATATTGGATAAGCTGTACGAGCTTGAATAG
- a CDS encoding helix-turn-helix transcriptional regulator, translating to MFDMKYIGRKIAMLRKEKNLTQMELADMLNISFQAVSNWERGVTMPDISKLPEIAQIFHTSIDDILGNHKSSEIIENIIEGNVMENELTIEDFKSVAPLLKPTQIKEVSKGINTINDIADNVQMRLF from the coding sequence ATGTTTGATATGAAATATATTGGAAGAAAAATTGCCATGTTAAGAAAAGAAAAAAACCTAACACAAATGGAGCTTGCTGATATGCTTAATATAAGTTTCCAAGCAGTATCAAACTGGGAGCGGGGTGTAACGATGCCTGATATTTCCAAATTACCTGAGATTGCACAGATCTTTCATACCTCCATTGACGATATTTTAGGCAATCACAAAAGTTCAGAAATTATTGAAAACATTATCGAGGGTAATGTAATGGAAAATGAATTAACTATTGAGGATTTTAAGTCTGTAGCACCATTGCTAAAGCCAACGCAGATAAAGGAAGTATCAAAAGGAATTAATACAATTAACGATATAGCAGACAACGTGCAGATGCGCTTGTTTTAA